The following coding sequences lie in one Oryza brachyantha chromosome 10, ObraRS2, whole genome shotgun sequence genomic window:
- the LOC102711016 gene encoding transcription factor ILI7: protein MSSRSRPRARPSPAARITDEQIGDLVSKLQALLPEARLRSSNDRVPSARVLQETCSYIRSLHREVDDLSERLAELLAAADVSTAQAAVIRSLLM from the exons ATGTCTAGCCGGAGCAGGCCGAGggcgcggccgtcgccggcggcgaggatcaCCGACGAGCAGATCGGCGACCTCGTCTCCAAGCTGCAGGCTCTCCTCCCCGAGGCTCGCCTCCGCAGCAGCAACGACagg GTGCCGTCGGCGAGGGTGCTGCAGGAGACGTGCAGCTACATCCGGAGCCTGCACCGGGAGGTGGACGACCTCAGCGAGCGCCTCGCCgagctgctcgccgccgccgacgtcagCACCGCGCAGGCCGCCGTCATCCGCAGCCTGCTCatgtag
- the LOC102707248 gene encoding LOW QUALITY PROTEIN: sucrose transport protein SUT3 (The sequence of the model RefSeq protein was modified relative to this genomic sequence to represent the inferred CDS: inserted 8 bases in 4 codons; deleted 3 bases in 3 codons; substituted 1 base at 1 genomic stop codon) — protein sequence MGKQVQPCVGLYSDKCTCSLGRWRPLILTGCMIICXSVIVIGFSSDMGYALALGDSDTTEDCKVYRGPRYHAAAAFISIGFWLLDFSNNNLQGPARAMMADLSGRHGPSAADAIFWSWMAPGNILGYSSGSTNDWHRWFPFLMTKACCEACANLKAAFLVAVVLLGLSTAVTTXGREVPLDAAAAAAKRNEAGEGSGPLAVRVFKGMKNLLAGMPSMLTXAGLTWLSWFPFILFDTGRLDGPRREIYHDRPXPDEVAAFQEGVGQGRASGLLLNSIVLGISSFLIEPMCRRLGGRAVWVMSSALVCVAMAAVSVLSAWSLGDFGGSVQDAAAMADXGRRASALALFVFLGFPFAVLCSVPFAVTAQLAVSRGGGQARLCTGVLNISIFVPQMVIAIGAGPWDALFGKGNIPAFAMASVFAFTAAVVGVAMLPQLPKISRSSFRSVSMAGGH from the exons ATGGGCAAGCAGGTTCAACCCTGCGTCGGCCTCTACAGCGACAAGTGCACTTGCAGCCTCGGGAGGTGGAGACCCTTGATCCTCACCGGATGCATGATCATCTGCTAATCT GTGATCGTCATCGGCTTCTCCTCTGACATGGGCTACGCCCTGGCCCTGGGTGACAGTGACACCACTGAAGACTGCAA GGTTTACAGGGGACCTCGCTACCATGCAGCAGCGGCGTTCATC TCGATCGGCTTCTGGCTGCTCGACTTCTCCAACAACAACCTGCAG GGTCCAGCTCGCGCTATGATGGCCGATTTGTCAG GTCGGCATGGCCCGAGCGCGGCGGACGCGATCTTCTGGTCTTGGATGGCGCCGGGCAACATCCTGGGTTACTCCTCCGGATCCACAAACGACTGGC ATCGATGGTTCCCGTTTCTCATGACCAAGGCTTGCTGCGAGGCCTGCGCCAATCTCAAAGCCGCCTTCTTGGTCGCAGTG GTGTTATTGGGGTTgtcgacggcggtgacgac agggagggaggtgccgctggacgcggcggcggcggcggcgaagcggaaCGAA GCGGGCGAGGGGTCCGGCCCTCTGGCCGTACGTGTTTTCAAGGGGATGAAGAACCTCCTCGCCGGGATGCCGTCGATGCTCAC GGCCGGCCTCACCTGGCTCTCGTGGTTCCCCTTCATCCTCTTCGACACCGGCCGACTGGATGGGCCGCGACGCGAGATATACCATGACCGTCC TCCCGACGAGGTCGCCGCCTTCCAGGAAGGCGTTGGCCAGGGT CGtgcctccggcctcctcctcaaCTCG ATCGTGCTGGGGATCAGCTCGTTCCTGATCGAGCCGATGTGCCGGCGGCTGGGCGGCCGGGCGGTGTGGGTGATGAGCAGCGCCCTCGTGTGcgtcgccatggcggcggtgtcggTGCTCAGCGCGTGGTCGCTCGGCGACTTCGGCGGGTCGGTgcaggacgcggcggcgatggcgga gGGAAGGAGGGCCTCCGCGCTCGCGCTCTTCGTCTTCCTCGGCTTCCCCTTCGCCGTCCTCTGCAGCGTCCCGTTCGCCGTCACGGCGCAGCTGGCGgtcagccgcggcggcggccaggccAGGCTCTGCACCGGCGTGCTCAACATCTCCATCTTCGTGCCGCAGATGGTCATCGCCATCGGCGCCGGGCCCTGGGACGCGCTCTTCGGCAAGGGCAACATCCCGGCCTTCGCCATGGCCTCGGTGTTcgccttcaccgccgccgtcgtcggcgtcgccatGCTGCCCCAACTGCCCAAGATCTCCAGGAGCAGCTTCCGCTCCGTCAGCATGGCCGGCGGCCACTAA
- the LOC102707525 gene encoding homeobox-leucine zipper protein HOX23, translated as MRPAMASNGGMASPFFPANFLLQMQQPLPHHHHQHLQELQLHHHDHDHGHGHHLLPPPPPPLSPFLPELGGGGGMDPAAPPGAAMYEASGDAASEDEEDGCGGGGGGGGGGEKKRRLSVEQVRTLERSFESGNKLEPERKAQLARALGLQPRQVAIWFQNRRARWKTKQLEKDFDALRRQLDAARSENDALLALNSKLHAEIVALKGGAAAGGGGGGSSCRQEAASELINLNVKETEASCSNRSENSSEINLDISRPAAAPPPPPPAAPSESPVNHHRGGGGIPFYASVGRGGGVDIDQLLLRGGHSPSPAAVPPPKMELGTGNSGGDSTAAAAATFGGLLCGAVDEQPPFWPWADGHHHFH; from the exons ATGAGGCCGGCGATGGCCAGCAACGGCGGCATGGCGTCCCCCTTCTTCCCCGCCAACTTCCTCCTCCAGATGCAGCAGCCTCtgccgcaccaccaccaccagcatcTCCAGGAGCTACAGCTCCACCACCACGACCACGaccacggccacggccaccacctcctgccgccgccgccgccgccgctgagccCTTTCCTGCCGGAgctgggtggcggcggcggcatggaccccgcggcgccgccgggggcgGCAATGTATGAGGCGAGCGGGGACGCGGCGtcggaggacgaggaggatgggtgtgggggaggcggaggcggcggcggcggcggggagaagAAGCGGCGGCTGAGCGTGGAGCAGGTGCGGACGCTGGAGCGGAGCTTCGAGTCCGGCAACAAGCTGGAGCCGGAGAGGAAGGCGCAgctggcgcgggcgctggggCTGCAGCCGCGCCAGGTCGCCATCTGGTTCCAGAACCGCCGCGCCAGGTGGAAGACGAAGCAGCTCGAGAAGGACTTCgacgccctccgccgccagcTCGACGCCGCCCGCTCCGAGAACGACGCCCTCCTCGCCCTCAACTCCAAGCTCCACGCCGAG ATCGTGGCGCTGaagggcggagcggcggccggaggaggaggaggagggagcagcTGCAggcaggaggcggcgtcggagcTGATCAACCTCAACGTCAAGGAGACGGAGGCGTCGTGCAGCAACCGCAGCGAGAACAGCTCCGAGATCAACCTCGACATCtccaggccggcggcggcgccgccgccgccgccgccggcggcgcccagCGAGAGCCCCGTCAAccaccaccgcggcggcggcggcatcccaTTCTACGCCTCCGtcggtcgcggcggcggcgtcgacatcgaccagctcctcctccgcggcggccACTCGCCGTCCCCAgcggccgtgccgccgcccaAGATGGAGCTCGGGACAGgcaacagcggcggcgacagcaccgccgccgccgccgccaccttcgGCGGCCTACTCTgcggcgccgtcgacgagcAGCCGCCGTTCTGGCCATGGGCCGACGGCCACCACCACTTCCACTGA